The following coding sequences lie in one Haematobia irritans isolate KBUSLIRL chromosome 3, ASM5000362v1, whole genome shotgun sequence genomic window:
- the LOC142232379 gene encoding uncharacterized protein LOC142232379 — MKTAAAKVLRNFLLTVLVFQYVAAVPEWYTASDGNEYLIETEQKYNWLEANDECRRQNLSLVVIDNEDKNTAFDALLRTNFVKLLPLWLGHHDEFSTVRGPRQFYSLASGKPIIFSNWFKGEPKNVKKQEHCAYVCGGVDYKWMNGLCTTRKHGYICEKDQSEVQCQANQNNVRKEVKELNEALAAEYASQNPAITHVMENTEMANNQIVEDLTASKTVIIADAKKALDKVAEKKPYLQAVLADVGPTYMAILRNALTEMSTVSTEAWESMKLNHVKAVGELTEIVDQFEVRLNQNTVDVDNLFG; from the exons ATGAAAACGGCTGCGGCAAAAGTTTTGCGCAATTTTCTATTAACTGTTTTAGTATTTCAATACGTGGCAGCGGTGCCTGAATGGTATACGGCCAGTGATGGCAATGAGTATTTAATTGAAACTGAACAGAAG TATAATTGGCTGGAAGCCAATGATGAATGTCGTCGTCAAAATTTAAGCTTGGTTGTTATTGACAATGAAGACAAAAATACCGCTTTCGACGCTTTGTTGCGAACAAATTTTG TAAAACTTTTACCCCTATGGCTGGGACATCATGATGAATTCAGTACTGTGAGGGGACCTcgccaattctactccttggCCAGTGGAAAACCAATCATCTTTTCAAATTGGTTTAAAGGTGAACCGAAAAATGTCAAGAAGCAGGAACATTGTGCCTACGTATGTGGTGGTGTCGACTACAAATGGATGAATGGTTTGTGTACTACTCGTAAACATGGCTACATTTGTGAAAAAGATCAATCTGAGGTTCAATGTCAAGCCAATCAAAACAACGTTCGCAAGGAGGTCAAAGAATTGAATGAAGCCCTCGCGGCAGAATACGCCAGTCAAAACCCCGCAATCACCCATGTAATGGAGAATACCGAAATGGCAAATAACCAGATTGTTGAAGACTTAACAGCATCGAAAACTGTCATAATTGCAGATGCTAAAAAGGCACTGGATAAAGTTGCGGAAAAGAAACCCTATCTTCAAGCCGTCTTAGCTGATGTAGGACCTACCTATATGGCAATACTTCGAAATGCATTGACAGAAATGTCAACTGTTTCGACCGAAGCTTGGGAATCGATGAAATTGAATCATGTTAAGGCTGTAGGTGAACTCACTGAAATTGTTGATCAATTTGAAGTACGATTGAATCAAAATACAGTTGATGTGGATAATTTGTTTGGCTAA